The Nerophis ophidion isolate RoL-2023_Sa linkage group LG07, RoL_Noph_v1.0, whole genome shotgun sequence genome contains a region encoding:
- the sec23a gene encoding protein transport protein Sec23A, with the protein MATFAEYMAQNEERDGVRLSWNVWPSSRLEATRMVVPVAALFTPLKERPDLPPIQYEPVLCSRATCRAVLNPLCQVDYRAKLWACNFCYQRNQFPPSYSGISEVNQPAELLPQFSTIEYVVQRGPLMPLVFLYVVDTCMDDEDLQALKESLQMSLSLLPPTALVGLITLGRIVHVHELGCEGVSKSYVFKGTKDLSAKQLQEFLGLSKTVVSQGRGPQPPQQPQSNRFLQPLQKVDMNLTDLLGDVQRDCWPVVQGRRPLRSLGVAMSIAVGLLECTFPNTGARIMTFVGGPATQGPGMVVGDDLKTPIRSWHDIEKDNAKFMKKASKHYEALANRASANGHVIDIYACALDQTGLLEMKCCANNTGGYMVMADSFNTSLFKQTFQRVFTKDVQGCFKMAFGATLEVKTSREIKVSGAIGPCVSLHAKGPCVSENEIGCGGSCQWKMCALDPSTTVALYFEVVNQHNAPIPQGGRGALQFVTHYQHSSGLRRIRVSTIARNWADAQTQIQTIAASFDQEAAAILMARLAVYRAETEEGPDVLRWLDRQLIRLCQKFGDYHKDDPNSFRFSETFSLYPQFMFHLRRSPFLQVFNNSPDESSYYRHQFNRQDLTQALIMIQPVLYAYSFNGPPEPVLLDSSSILPDRILLMDTFFQILIYHGETVSQWRKAGYQDMSEYDSFRHLLQAPVDDAQELLHARFPMPRYIDTEHGGSQARFLLSKVNPSQTHNNMYAWGGQEAGSAILTDDVSLQVFMDHLKKLAVSSAA; encoded by the exons ATGGCAACGTTCGCAGAGTACATGGCGCAAAACGAGGAGCGCGACGGCGTGCGCTTAAGCTGGAACGTGTGGCCATCCAGCCGCCTGGAGGCCACCCGCATGGTGGTTCCGGTGGCGGCTCTCTTCACGCCGCTCAAGGAGCGCCCCGACCTGCCGCCCATCCAGTACGAACCGGTTCTGTGCAGCCGCGCCACCTGCCGCGCCGTGCTCAACCCGCTCTG CCAGGTGGACTACAGGGCCAAGCTGTGGGCATGTAACTTCTGCTACCAGAGGAACCAG TTCCCGCCGTCCTACTCCGGAATCTCAGAAGTCAACCAACCGGCTGAGCTGCTGCCTCAGTTCTCCACCATCGAGTATGTGGTCCAG CGCGGCCCACTCATGCCGCTGGTCTTCCTCTACGTGGTGGACACCTGCATGGACGACGAGGACCTGCAGGCCTTGAAGGAGTCCCTGCAGATGTCCTTGTCCCTCCTGCCGCCCACGGCCCTAGTCGGCCTCATCACCTTGGGCCGCATCGTCCACGTGCACGAGCTGGGCTGTGAGGGCGTGTCCAAGAGCTACGTCTTCAAAGGCACCAAAGACCTGAGTGCCAAACAGCTGCAG GAGTTTCTGGGTCTGAGCAAAACCGTGGTGTCTCAGGGACGAGGACCTCAACCTCCCCAACAGCCGCAGTCCAACAG ATTCCTGCAGCCGCTCCAAAAAGTGGACATGAACCTGACGGACCTTCTGGGGGATGTTCAGAGAGACTGTTGGCCCGTGGTCCAGGGCAGGCGTCCTCTGCGCTCGCTGGGCGTGGCCATGTCCATCGCTGTTGGCCTGCTGGAG TGCACCTTTCCCAACACGGGTGCTCGCATCATGACCTTCGTCGGGGGTCCGGCCACGCAGGGTCCCGGCATGGTGGTAGGGGATGATCTGAAGACACCCATCAGGTCTTGGCATGACATCGAAAAAGATAATGCCAAGTTCATGAAGAAGGCCTCCAAG CATTACGAGGCGTTGGCCAACAGGGCATCTGCTAACGGTCATGTGATTGACATCTATGCGTGTGCACTTGACCAGACTGGACTTCTGGAGATGAAGTGCTGTGCCAACAACACAgg aggcTACATGGTGATGGCTGACTCCTTCAACACGTCGTTGTTCAAACAAACCTTCCAAAGAGTTTTCACCAAAGATGTTCAGGGCTGCTTCAAGATGGCCTTTGGCGCCACGCTGGAAGTCAAG ACGTCCAGAGAGATTAAAGTGTCCGGTGCCATTGGACCCTGCGTGTCCCTCCACGCCAAAGGACCCTGCGTCTCTGAAAAC GAGATCGGCTGTGGTGGAAGCTGTCAATGGAAGATGTGCGCCTTGGACCCCAGCACCACCGTGGCGCTGTACTTCGAGGTGGTCAATCAG CACAATGCACCCATCCCCCAAGGAGGTCGTGGAGCTCTGCAGTTTGTCACCCACTACCAACACTCGTCAGGACTAAGACGCATCCGAGTGTCCACCATCGCCAGGAA CTGGGCGGACGCTCAGACTCAGATCCAGACCATCGCCGCCTCCTTTGATCAAGAGGCGGCCGCCATCTTGATGGCCAGGCTGGCGGTGTATCGGGCAGAGACGGAGGAGGGGCCAGATGTTCTCAGGTGGCTGGACCGACAACTCATCAGACTG TGCCAGAAGTTTGGAGATTACCACAAAGACGACCCCAACTCCTTCAGGTTCTCTGAGACCTTCTCCTTGTACCCCCAG TTCATGTTCCACCTGAGGCGCTCACCCTTCCTGCAAGTGTTCAACAATAGTCCAGATGAGAGTTCCTACTACCGACACCAGTTCAACCGGCAGGACCTGACCCAGGCGCTCATCATGATCCAGCCTGTGCTCTACGCCTACTCCTTCAATGGGCCACCAGAG CCCGTCTTGTTGGACAGCAGCAGCATCCTTCCAGACCGCATCCTGCTCATGGACACCTTCTTCCAGATCCTCATCTACCACGGAGAG ACGGTGTCTCAGTGGAGGAAGGCGGGCTACCAGGATATGTCTGAGTACGACAGCTTCCGACACCTTCTTCAGGCCCCAGTGGACGACGCCCAGGAACTGTTGCACGCTCGCTTCCCCATGCCCAGGTACATCGACACGGAACATGGCGGCAGCCAG